The window CGTTTAACAACGAACTGGCAAGTTTTAAATGTTGTAAAGGGCCATATATGCCAGGCATTCTGTATCTAGTGGCCACGCCCATCGGCAATCTGGAAGACATCACCCTCAGGGCGCTGAGGGTACTCAAGGAAGTTGACCTGATAGCGGCCGAGGACACCAGGCATACCGGTCAATTGCTGAAGCATTTCGACATCAAAAAACCATTGTGTTCTTTTTATTCCCACAACCAGGACCGGAGATCGCCGGAACTGGTGGAAAAACTTTTAGCCGGCCGGCAGATCGCCCTGGTTACTGATGCCGGGACCCCCGGGATCAGCGATCCGGCGGTGAGCTTAGTGGCGCAGGCGGTCAAGGCCGGGATCCAGGTGGTACCCATCCCCGGAGCCACCGCGCTGATCTCAGCCCTGGTCTGCTCGGGGCTGGACCCCAGCCGGTTCCTGTTCCTGGGATTCCTGCCCATAAAATCCGGCAAGAGAGCCAGGCTGCTGAAACAGTTAAGGGAAGAGCCCGGCACCCTGATGATGTACGAATCGCCACACCGGATATCCAAGACCCTGGCCGATCTGGCCGCAGTCTTTTCCCCGCGCCAGGCCGTCCTGGGAAGGGAGCTTACCAAACTGCACGAGGAATTTGAACGGGGCGACATTGCCGAACTGGCTAAAATGTATCGGACCAAAAAGCCCCGGGGAGAATATGTAATCGTTAT of the candidate division TA06 bacterium genome contains:
- the rsmI gene encoding 16S rRNA (cytidine(1402)-2'-O)-methyltransferase, whose protein sequence is MPGILYLVATPIGNLEDITLRALRVLKEVDLIAAEDTRHTGQLLKHFDIKKPLCSFYSHNQDRRSPELVEKLLAGRQIALVTDAGTPGISDPAVSLVAQAVKAGIQVVPIPGATALISALVCSGLDPSRFLFLGFLPIKSGKRARLLKQLREEPGTLMMYESPHRISKTLADLAAVFSPRQAVLGRELTKLHEEFERGDIAELAKMYRTKKPRGEYVIVIAGKVE